In a genomic window of Magnolia sinica isolate HGM2019 chromosome 14, MsV1, whole genome shotgun sequence:
- the LOC131225630 gene encoding uncharacterized protein LOC131225630 isoform X1, with protein sequence MDLATENRLAALLMEEATKLRMQAEEEGVHVYLRQPQVRGRPNSRFLTATVLGVQQANRTAEVNEMWRVRKKELELDEKLMGISRDKGSDRSSFLRTDYPEGSSRRREVDKHATDSCGSRKRASEDCNTDEDSGLRDDEVEEFLHSRVKRGRGAIGSRMDEPGPFLPSSSSDSKGKFLVNHEMRVVEEWEQRVLGPEKPSFLKSCKTVDESVFAHNRKDVQKTDVVSSKKGHTKLKSKKGSNKLRDEKRKEKRSKHRCHSR encoded by the exons ATGGATCTGGCAACAGAGAATCGGCTAGCTGCATTACTGATGGAAGAGGCAACAAAATTGCGAATGCAAGCCGAAGAAGAAGGTGTTCATGTTTACCTCCGCCAACCCCAAGTAAGGGGTCGACCAAATTCGCGGTTCCTCACTGCGACTGTTCTTGGGGTCCAACAAG CGAATCGAACTGCGGAAGTCAATGAAATGTGGCGGGTGCGGAAGAAAGAGCTGGAGCTAGATGAGAAGCTGATGGGTATATCTAGAGATAAGGGCAGTGACCGGAGTAGCTTTCTCCGTACTGATTACCCAGAAGGAAGCTCAAGGCGCAGGGAAGTGGATAAACATGCTACTGACTCCTGTGGATCAAGAAAACGGGCAAGTGAAGATTGCAACACTGATGAGGATAGCGGTCTGAGGGATGATGAGGTTGAAGAATTCTTGCATTCGAG GGTGAAGAGAGGAAGAGGTGCTATAGGTTCAAGGATGGATGAGCCAGGCCCGTTTCTTCCATCTTCATCTTCGGATTCCAAGGGGAAGTTCTTGGTGAATCATGAGATGCGAGTGGTGGAAGAATGGGAACAACGTGTTCTTGGGCCAGAGAAGCCGTCGTTCCTGAAATCATGCAAAACAGTGGATGAAAGTGTGTTTGCTCATAATAGGAAGGATGTCCAGAAAACGGATGTAGTGAGCTCAAAGAAGGGACACACAAAGCTCAAATCGAAGAAGGGCTCAAACAAGTTGCGAGAtgagaagaggaaagaaaagaggtCTAAGCATCGTTGTCATAGTAGATGA
- the LOC131225630 gene encoding uncharacterized protein LOC131225630 isoform X2 — MDLATENRLAALLMEEATKLRMQAEEEGVHVYLRQPQVRGRPNSRFLTATVLGVQQANRTAEVNEMWRVRKKELELDEKLMGISRDKGSDRSSFLRTDYPEGSSRRREVDKHATDSCGSRKRASEDCNTDEDSGLRDDEVEEFLHSRSS; from the exons ATGGATCTGGCAACAGAGAATCGGCTAGCTGCATTACTGATGGAAGAGGCAACAAAATTGCGAATGCAAGCCGAAGAAGAAGGTGTTCATGTTTACCTCCGCCAACCCCAAGTAAGGGGTCGACCAAATTCGCGGTTCCTCACTGCGACTGTTCTTGGGGTCCAACAAG CGAATCGAACTGCGGAAGTCAATGAAATGTGGCGGGTGCGGAAGAAAGAGCTGGAGCTAGATGAGAAGCTGATGGGTATATCTAGAGATAAGGGCAGTGACCGGAGTAGCTTTCTCCGTACTGATTACCCAGAAGGAAGCTCAAGGCGCAGGGAAGTGGATAAACATGCTACTGACTCCTGTGGATCAAGAAAACGGGCAAGTGAAGATTGCAACACTGATGAGGATAGCGGTCTGAGGGATGATGAGGTTGAAGAATTCTTGCATTCGAG AAGTTCTTAA